Proteins encoded by one window of Sorangium aterium:
- the hisA gene encoding 1-(5-phosphoribosyl)-5-[(5-phosphoribosylamino)methylideneamino]imidazole-4-carboxamide isomerase, translated as MQLIPAIDLLGGQAVRLHQGRYDQVTVYDQDPAALAARLRRACARLHVVDLEGARAGLPVQADAVRAVIAAFGVEGGSVQVGGGIRSAAAAESYLALGADRIVLGTAAVNDPALVRDLAGRFPGRVVVAVDAKDGRVAVQGWEQVSSVTALDVARALAGAPVAALLYTDVSRDGTQVGPNLEATRELAASCGFPVLASGGVGSLAHLRALAQIPGVSGVIVGRALYEGAFTLAEAIEAASA; from the coding sequence GTGCAGCTCATCCCCGCCATCGATCTCCTCGGAGGCCAGGCCGTGCGCCTCCATCAAGGGCGCTACGATCAGGTCACCGTCTACGACCAGGACCCGGCGGCGCTCGCCGCTCGCCTCCGCCGTGCCTGCGCTCGGCTGCACGTGGTCGACCTGGAAGGGGCCCGCGCCGGCCTGCCCGTCCAGGCCGACGCCGTCCGCGCCGTCATCGCGGCCTTCGGCGTGGAGGGCGGCAGCGTGCAGGTGGGCGGCGGCATCCGCTCCGCCGCCGCGGCCGAGAGCTACCTCGCGCTGGGCGCCGATCGCATCGTGCTCGGGACCGCCGCTGTGAACGATCCCGCGCTCGTGCGCGACCTCGCCGGCCGCTTCCCGGGGCGCGTGGTGGTCGCCGTCGACGCCAAGGACGGGCGCGTGGCCGTGCAGGGCTGGGAGCAGGTCTCCTCCGTCACCGCCCTCGACGTCGCCCGCGCGCTCGCCGGCGCCCCCGTCGCGGCGCTCCTCTACACCGACGTCTCCCGCGACGGCACGCAGGTCGGCCCCAACCTGGAGGCCACCCGCGAGCTCGCCGCCTCGTGCGGCTTCCCCGTCCTGGCCTCCGGCGGAGTCGGATCGCTCGCTCACCTGCGCGCGCTCGCCCAGATCCCCGGCGTCAGCGGCGTCATCGTGGGCCGCGCGCTCTACGAGGGGGCCTTCACGCTCGCCGAGGCGATCGAGGCGGCGAGCGCCTGA
- a CDS encoding DUF423 domain-containing protein, which produces MERLFFLLSGVYGFLAVALGAFGAHGLKSTLDAQADGALRLSWWQTGAQYHLAHALALALAAHLAARTGGVAATVAGFCFAGGVLLFSGSLYAMTLTGVRVLGAVTPFGGLLLLVGWGAVAVAALGMGKG; this is translated from the coding sequence ATGGAACGTCTCTTCTTCCTGCTCTCGGGCGTTTACGGGTTCCTCGCGGTGGCGCTCGGCGCGTTCGGCGCCCACGGGCTCAAGTCGACGCTCGACGCACAGGCGGACGGCGCGCTGCGCCTCTCCTGGTGGCAAACGGGCGCCCAGTACCACCTCGCCCACGCGCTCGCGCTGGCGCTCGCCGCCCACCTCGCCGCGCGCACCGGCGGCGTCGCGGCGACGGTCGCCGGCTTCTGCTTCGCGGGCGGCGTGCTCCTCTTCTCCGGCAGCCTCTATGCGATGACCCTGACCGGCGTCCGCGTCCTCGGCGCGGTCACGCCGTTCGGCGGGCTGCTCCTGCTCGTGGGCTGGGGCGCGGTGGCCGTGGCCGCGCTCGGGATGGGGAAGGGCTGA
- the pgsA gene encoding CDP-diacylglycerol--glycerol-3-phosphate 3-phosphatidyltransferase, with protein MVASAGTSLRGIKAQRRRTLWEDARNLPNLLTFARILMIPAVLLLLSRGAPRDCFWAAGVYSLAAITDMLDGYLARRQGLVSVLGKFLDPLADKLIVAATLVWLVPMGRIPAWAVVLLISREITITALRSIASTEGLVIAAGDGGKIKTALQMIGIVCLILGYPYHIHLGVDFGEVDVVHVGRLLIYLSLIFSITSAAQYMGLFIDAIDAKNRPTPPQ; from the coding sequence ATGGTCGCTAGCGCGGGCACGTCCCTGCGGGGCATCAAGGCGCAGCGGCGGCGCACGCTCTGGGAAGACGCGCGGAACCTCCCGAACCTGCTCACGTTCGCCCGGATCCTCATGATCCCAGCCGTCCTCTTGCTGCTCTCGAGGGGCGCGCCGCGCGACTGCTTCTGGGCCGCGGGCGTCTACTCGCTCGCGGCGATCACGGACATGCTCGACGGCTACCTGGCGCGGCGGCAGGGCCTCGTGAGCGTGCTCGGCAAGTTCCTCGATCCGCTCGCCGACAAGCTCATCGTCGCCGCCACGCTCGTGTGGCTGGTGCCGATGGGCCGGATCCCGGCGTGGGCGGTGGTGCTGCTCATCTCGCGCGAGATCACGATCACGGCGCTCCGCTCGATCGCCTCGACCGAGGGGCTCGTCATCGCGGCGGGCGACGGCGGGAAGATCAAGACAGCGCTGCAGATGATCGGGATCGTCTGCCTGATCCTCGGTTACCCGTACCACATCCACCTCGGCGTCGACTTCGGAGAGGTCGACGTGGTGCACGTCGGACGGCTGCTCATCTATCTATCGCTCATCTTCTCGATCACGAGCGCCGCGCAGTACATGGGCCTGTTCATCGACGCCATCGACGCGAAGAACCGGCCTACCCCTCCGCAGTAG
- the epmA gene encoding EF-P lysine aminoacylase EpmA, which translates to MLAVAEGAVVLGDAFSALRVALEGAPAPPLEVGDLAIVEGAPAPAPTDCALTSARIVERIAPRRPPRARAGAAAPPSSETERAIHRGRGAALAQRAAALAAVRALFAERGFLEVETPSMVPSPGLDLHLDAFAVQAARPTFLITSPEYQMKRLLSGGVPRCFQLARCFRRGELGDRHNPEFTMLEWYRAFAGVDEVMADTEAIVQRVAGALGADGTISTSGKQVRLERPFPRISIGEAFARWAGVPADDAIALASSDEERFFRLLVDAVEPAIAALPHPVFLVDFPAPLASLARLKPSDPRVCERFELYVAGVELCNGFGELTDPVEQRARLLADQGARAAQGKPVYPIDERFLDALEEGMPPAAGNALGVDRLVALCLGAASIGDVLAFPHGWL; encoded by the coding sequence GTGCTCGCGGTCGCGGAGGGCGCGGTCGTCCTCGGCGACGCGTTCAGCGCGCTGCGCGTCGCGCTCGAGGGCGCGCCCGCGCCGCCGCTCGAGGTCGGCGATCTCGCGATCGTCGAGGGCGCGCCGGCGCCGGCGCCGACCGACTGCGCGCTCACGTCCGCGCGGATCGTCGAGCGGATCGCGCCCCGGAGGCCGCCGCGGGCGCGCGCGGGCGCCGCGGCGCCGCCGTCGAGCGAGACGGAGCGCGCGATCCATCGCGGGCGCGGCGCGGCGCTCGCGCAGCGCGCGGCGGCGCTCGCCGCGGTGCGGGCGCTGTTCGCCGAGCGCGGCTTCCTCGAGGTGGAGACGCCGAGCATGGTCCCCTCCCCCGGGCTCGACCTACACCTCGACGCGTTCGCGGTGCAGGCGGCGCGCCCGACGTTCCTGATCACGAGCCCGGAGTACCAGATGAAGCGGCTGCTCTCGGGAGGCGTCCCGCGCTGCTTCCAGCTCGCGCGTTGCTTCCGGCGCGGGGAGCTCGGCGACAGGCACAACCCGGAGTTCACGATGCTCGAATGGTACCGCGCCTTCGCCGGCGTGGACGAGGTGATGGCCGACACCGAGGCGATCGTGCAGCGCGTCGCGGGCGCGCTCGGCGCGGATGGCACGATCTCGACGTCCGGCAAGCAGGTACGTTTGGAGCGGCCGTTCCCGCGGATCTCGATCGGCGAGGCGTTCGCGCGCTGGGCGGGCGTGCCCGCGGACGACGCGATCGCGCTCGCGTCGAGCGACGAGGAGCGGTTCTTCCGCCTGCTCGTGGACGCGGTGGAGCCGGCGATCGCTGCGCTGCCCCACCCGGTGTTCCTCGTCGATTTCCCCGCGCCGCTCGCGTCGCTCGCGCGGCTCAAGCCGAGCGATCCGCGGGTCTGCGAGAGGTTCGAGCTGTATGTCGCGGGCGTCGAGCTCTGCAATGGCTTCGGCGAGCTGACCGACCCGGTCGAGCAGCGCGCGCGGCTCCTCGCCGATCAGGGGGCGCGGGCCGCCCAGGGCAAGCCGGTCTATCCGATCGACGAGCGCTTCCTCGACGCGCTCGAGGAGGGCATGCCGCCCGCGGCGGGAAACGCGCTCGGGGTCGATCGCCTCGTCGCGCTGTGCCTCGGCGCCGCGTCGATCGGCGACGTCCTCGCGTTCCCCCACGGCTGGCTGTGA
- a CDS encoding MYXO-CTERM sorting domain-containing protein, which yields MRRLPLLLPLTALAALAAAGPAAASEWHTLRKGSPAADLSFRGAEGARGAAEAALKHAASELRLQGVSLRYQSELVDGDHRTVRFAQVHAGLPVLGAAVAIDVTRENRAEVVVLDVARDVSVATTPTHGEEAARRAVEATYGMTLSERPNAALAVLPEAETGGKLVWVVDVRSDRGGERYLVDAHTGKLVHRRSLAVHARGRVYPISSAVTPEVQDLELTSLDAADPQTLSGWDGNFKVVNYVDGDLAAGVPLTLEQSVGPNAGEDFLYDPPTSAEDAHDQFAQVGIYYHLTRMRDYFVSTHHIDMGAPGWKLVAVANMLEAGRPMDNAFFSGEGVGEPFRAPNLIAIGQGSFFDFSDDSDVFLHEFTHYVSANAVGYNGGQFAINEYGLSPWAGSIDEGIADYFACTVNGDSTLGEATLAPFGMARDLAKDAKTCPGDLVGEVHEDGELIGSLAWSLREKFGAKVGDRLVWGAVTLLTPNASFGDFAKALKRATDKLVTAGDLTEADAGAVDALIESRGLDDCEEVLDLTGGKSQTTNMLGIDSLVFGTGASCADYRSQLSLQSLFHFKSTPDRAAKGVRFTVQVDPDRGHDVEWSIYVRTGRHVGFRLGELLPEVRNYDYSVEGITETSGELVIDESSEPPFDPTQTYYLVIGHKNCPSSSVTVESEDLGVEPPVEPTDPVEPEPAGSTGGATPDPTDPIEDPEPETVVGCACRAAEPSAPVAPWTALAGVALAGAAVLRRRARARRALG from the coding sequence ATGAGACGACTGCCGCTCTTGCTTCCGTTGACCGCACTCGCAGCCTTGGCCGCTGCGGGGCCCGCCGCCGCGTCCGAGTGGCACACGCTGCGGAAGGGCTCGCCGGCAGCGGACCTGTCCTTCCGCGGCGCGGAGGGCGCGCGGGGCGCGGCGGAGGCGGCCCTGAAGCACGCCGCTTCAGAGCTCCGCCTCCAGGGCGTCTCGCTGCGTTACCAGAGCGAGCTCGTCGATGGCGATCACCGCACCGTCCGGTTTGCGCAGGTCCACGCCGGACTGCCCGTGCTCGGCGCCGCCGTGGCGATCGACGTCACTCGGGAGAACCGCGCCGAGGTCGTGGTGCTCGACGTGGCGCGGGACGTGTCGGTCGCGACGACGCCGACTCACGGGGAGGAGGCCGCGCGGCGCGCGGTCGAGGCGACGTACGGGATGACGCTCTCGGAGCGGCCGAACGCGGCGCTCGCGGTGCTTCCCGAGGCCGAGACGGGCGGCAAGCTCGTCTGGGTGGTCGATGTCCGGTCGGATCGCGGCGGGGAGCGCTACCTCGTCGACGCGCACACAGGCAAGCTCGTCCACAGGCGCTCGCTGGCCGTGCACGCGCGAGGGCGCGTTTACCCCATCAGCTCGGCGGTCACGCCCGAGGTCCAGGATCTCGAGCTCACAAGCCTCGACGCGGCGGATCCCCAGACCTTGAGCGGCTGGGACGGCAACTTCAAGGTGGTGAATTACGTGGATGGCGACCTCGCCGCCGGCGTCCCGCTCACCCTGGAGCAGAGCGTCGGGCCGAACGCAGGGGAGGACTTCCTCTATGACCCGCCCACGAGCGCGGAGGACGCGCACGACCAGTTCGCGCAGGTCGGCATCTATTACCACCTCACCCGGATGCGCGATTACTTCGTGTCGACCCACCACATCGACATGGGGGCGCCTGGCTGGAAGCTCGTCGCGGTCGCCAACATGCTGGAGGCGGGCCGGCCGATGGACAACGCGTTCTTCTCGGGAGAGGGGGTGGGCGAGCCCTTCCGCGCGCCGAACCTCATCGCCATCGGCCAGGGCTCGTTCTTCGATTTCTCGGACGACTCCGACGTGTTCCTCCACGAGTTCACCCATTACGTCTCCGCCAACGCGGTCGGCTACAATGGGGGCCAGTTCGCGATCAACGAATACGGGCTCTCCCCCTGGGCCGGCAGCATCGATGAGGGCATCGCGGACTATTTCGCCTGCACCGTGAACGGCGACTCCACGCTCGGCGAGGCGACGCTGGCGCCCTTCGGCATGGCGCGCGACCTCGCGAAGGACGCCAAGACGTGCCCCGGCGATCTGGTGGGCGAGGTGCACGAGGACGGCGAGCTGATCGGCAGCCTCGCGTGGTCCTTGCGCGAGAAATTCGGGGCCAAGGTGGGCGACAGGCTCGTCTGGGGCGCGGTGACGCTGCTGACCCCCAACGCCTCGTTCGGCGATTTCGCCAAGGCGCTGAAGAGGGCGACCGACAAGCTGGTGACCGCCGGTGACCTCACGGAGGCGGACGCCGGCGCCGTCGACGCGCTGATCGAGAGCCGCGGCCTCGACGACTGCGAGGAGGTGCTCGATCTGACCGGGGGCAAGTCGCAGACGACGAACATGCTCGGGATCGACTCGCTGGTGTTCGGCACCGGGGCGTCGTGCGCGGATTACCGCTCGCAGCTCAGCCTGCAGAGCCTCTTCCACTTCAAGAGCACGCCGGATCGGGCCGCGAAGGGCGTCCGCTTCACCGTGCAGGTCGATCCCGATCGCGGCCACGACGTCGAGTGGAGCATCTATGTGAGGACCGGCCGGCACGTCGGCTTCAGGCTGGGCGAGCTCCTGCCGGAGGTCAGGAACTACGATTACAGCGTCGAGGGGATCACGGAGACGAGCGGTGAGCTCGTCATCGACGAGAGCTCCGAGCCGCCGTTCGATCCCACGCAGACGTACTACCTGGTGATCGGTCACAAGAACTGCCCGTCCTCGTCCGTGACGGTGGAGAGCGAAGATCTCGGGGTGGAGCCGCCTGTCGAGCCGACGGATCCCGTCGAGCCGGAGCCCGCTGGCTCCACGGGCGGCGCGACGCCGGACCCGACCGATCCGATCGAGGATCCCGAGCCGGAGACGGTCGTGGGGTGCGCTTGCCGCGCCGCCGAGCCGAGCGCGCCCGTCGCGCCGTGGACGGCGCTCGCCGGGGTCGCGCTCGCGGGAGCTGCCGTGCTGAGGCGGCGTGCGCGGGCGCGTCGTGCGCTGGGCTGA
- a CDS encoding tetratricopeptide repeat protein produces MHERDDPRPSTREVAAEEFLFHLHRGSELLQDNRVHAAKAELERALSLQPSDPKGQDLLGIVYFRLGLYPRAIAIYERLIQAHPEAVEPRINLALSYLKTGQPAQARSELEKALEQNPKHQRAWGYLGLAFQRMGDYERASHAFAAGGHDAMARRLLDMTGGATGRYSMEAPDTEDQPPIEAKAEVQRAAGEAVQALDRAGAGFRHDSDLPRIPSGTWSAIEPGREMMPTIPAPPSFKSLGADRAGGATSAPGASRAPGPRVGAAPTVPSMPAVQAPPGGSVAPTVRRSTMAPEEPSATGRFAIAVPGAADVAAASRKAAGRPSSSSLPPPTAAPAAPPPAATPSAAQPLETLSALARERLLVFPREAAVTRHPTGVVLVQAAKGFVARLDALRTMSVHSGTATHVLKRQARGRIFDEPLGGPSTPFVEIGGRCELVLGAPEGRRLHPVTLGEEPIYLREDVLVGFDLPIGYENGRLPAGEGEAVAMVQLRGRGHMVLSVPERAAALEITPSRPTSTRATAVLGWMGRLLPRTLPASEAPGGMQGFVTFGGEGMVLVDGR; encoded by the coding sequence ATGCACGAGCGCGACGACCCACGGCCCTCCACACGCGAAGTCGCGGCGGAGGAGTTCCTGTTCCACCTGCACCGGGGCAGCGAGCTCCTGCAGGACAACCGGGTCCACGCCGCGAAGGCGGAGCTCGAGCGCGCGCTGTCGCTCCAGCCGAGCGATCCCAAGGGGCAAGACCTGCTCGGGATCGTCTACTTCCGGCTGGGGCTCTACCCGCGGGCGATCGCGATCTATGAGCGGCTGATCCAGGCCCACCCGGAGGCGGTCGAGCCGCGCATCAACCTCGCGCTCTCGTACCTCAAGACCGGGCAGCCGGCGCAGGCGCGGTCCGAGCTCGAGAAGGCGCTCGAGCAGAACCCGAAGCACCAGCGCGCATGGGGCTACCTGGGGCTCGCGTTCCAGCGCATGGGCGACTACGAGCGCGCGAGCCACGCGTTCGCGGCGGGCGGCCACGACGCGATGGCGCGCCGCCTGCTCGACATGACGGGCGGCGCCACGGGCCGGTACTCGATGGAGGCGCCCGACACCGAGGATCAGCCGCCGATCGAGGCCAAGGCCGAGGTGCAACGCGCTGCAGGCGAGGCGGTGCAGGCGCTCGATCGCGCGGGCGCGGGCTTCCGGCACGACTCGGATCTGCCGCGCATCCCGTCGGGGACATGGTCGGCCATCGAGCCTGGCCGCGAGATGATGCCGACCATCCCGGCGCCGCCGTCGTTCAAGAGCCTCGGGGCGGACCGCGCGGGAGGCGCGACGAGCGCGCCCGGCGCGAGCAGAGCTCCCGGTCCGAGGGTCGGCGCGGCGCCGACGGTCCCGTCGATGCCCGCCGTGCAGGCGCCCCCCGGAGGGAGCGTGGCCCCGACCGTGCGCCGCAGCACGATGGCGCCCGAGGAGCCCTCCGCGACGGGCCGCTTCGCGATCGCCGTCCCCGGGGCGGCGGACGTGGCGGCGGCGAGCAGGAAGGCGGCGGGGCGGCCGTCGTCGTCCTCGCTGCCGCCTCCCACGGCGGCGCCCGCCGCGCCGCCGCCGGCCGCGACGCCGTCGGCGGCGCAGCCGCTGGAGACGCTCTCGGCGCTCGCGCGCGAGCGGCTGCTCGTCTTCCCGCGCGAGGCCGCGGTCACGCGGCACCCGACCGGCGTCGTGCTCGTGCAGGCAGCGAAGGGCTTCGTCGCCCGGCTCGACGCGCTGCGCACGATGAGCGTGCACTCCGGGACCGCCACGCACGTGCTGAAGCGGCAGGCGCGCGGGCGCATCTTCGACGAGCCGCTCGGCGGGCCGAGCACGCCCTTCGTCGAGATCGGCGGGCGCTGCGAGCTCGTGCTCGGCGCGCCGGAGGGGCGGCGGCTCCACCCGGTGACGCTCGGCGAAGAGCCGATCTACCTGCGCGAGGACGTCCTCGTCGGCTTCGATCTGCCGATCGGCTACGAGAACGGCCGCCTGCCGGCCGGCGAGGGCGAGGCGGTCGCGATGGTGCAGCTCCGCGGCCGCGGCCACATGGTCCTGTCGGTGCCCGAGCGCGCCGCAGCGCTGGAGATCACCCCGTCGCGGCCGACGTCGACGCGCGCGACCGCGGTGCTCGGGTGGATGGGCCGGCTCCTGCCGCGCACGCTTCCCGCCTCCGAGGCGCCCGGAGGGATGCAGGGCTTCGTGACGTTCGGCGGAGAGGGGATGGTCCTCGTCGATGGTCGCTAG